A genomic region of Rhipicephalus sanguineus isolate Rsan-2018 chromosome 1, BIME_Rsan_1.4, whole genome shotgun sequence contains the following coding sequences:
- the LOC119382469 gene encoding uncharacterized protein K02A2.6-like: MGSRPPEFDETASSWDAYRVRLEAYFEGNDITDSSKRRALLVASLSDSVVRVLQGRCPSTPVNSLTYEDVVKVLEEHYSPQVNETAASHAFFVRRQGDNEAVKDFVAYLRRLAKDCNFGSFLDRMLRDRIVCGIRDDEARRFLLTQRKLTLQEAEEFAMSSETADRNVRSMKDTDCRNDAGDVLLVQRRRSSGRKRGSGHDSEEPRHSCWRCGSSHSEHECQHVGKVCRKCGTKGHLARMCQRRRGGRQAGSYALSELSEGEDSKEEMLFALSAQNNVDQARMRPMERNLVWGGRTLRMLVDTGSSVSVIPKNVFRNNRKWWPRLEKTPLRLSCFLGPLPVLGRVAMSVEHDKTRVDSSLVVVDCDGPLLCGRDTIQAFREAGLSLLEERALPSVYALQAEDDLKELVEEFADLFEDRLGCCKGPPVKLYKKEGAVPRFLKARPVPFALRKAVSAEIDRLVQQGILSPVSVSEWAAPVVPVVKKNGDIRLCGDFKLTVNPATHLEQYPLPKVDDIFAALYGGEVFTTLDLRNAYNQLPLDEEAKEMTVINTHQGLYSYNRLAFGISSAPALFQRRIESLLRDLPRVRVYLDDIIIAEKQQDTSTLRQVFQRLRDSGLQLNKAKCRFREREVQFLGHKIDTTGLHPLRDNLEAVTAAPKPESEDSALRQVREWIEQGWPSHLAGKQQHLQPYFTRRHELVASHDLVYWGHRVVVPEAARQCLLNELH, translated from the exons atgggatcgaGGCCGCCGGAGTTTGACGAGACAGCAAGCAGTTGGGATGCCTACCGCGTGCGTCTCGAGGCATACTTCGAAGGCAACGATATCACGGATTCTTCGAAGCGTCGAGCACTTTTGGTAGCATCGCTCAGTGACAGCGTGGTTCGAGTCCTGCAGGGACGATGTCCGTCGACGCCCGTCAACAGCCTAACGTACGAAGATGTGGTAAAGGTGTTAGAAGAACACTACAGCCCGCAAGTGAACGAGACTGCGGCAAGTCACGCATTTTTTGTGCGGAGGCAAGGAGACAATGAGGCGGTCAAAGATTTTGTGGCGTACTTGCGACGCCTTGCAAAAGACTGCAACTTCGGCAGCTTTCTGGACAGAATGTTGCGTGACCGGATAGTCTGCGGTATCCGGGACGACGAGGCCAGGCGTTTCCTGCTGACGCAAAGAAAGCTGACTCTGCAGGAAGCTGAGGAATTCGCAATGTCGTCAGAAACAGCTGACCGGAACGTACGTTCTATGAAAGATACGGACTGCAGGAACGATGCGGGTGACGTGCTCCTTGTCCAAAGGCGACGTAGCAGCGGGCGAAAGAGAGGCAGCGGGCACGACTCGGAAGAACCACGCCATTCGTGCTGGAGATGCGGCTCAAGTCACTCGGAACACGAATGCCAGCATGTCGGTAAGGTGTGCCGAAAGTGCGGCACTAAAGGACACCTGGCAAGGATGTGCCAGCGCCGGCGCGGCGGCCGGCAGGCGGGATCGTACGCGCTCAGCGAGCTGTCTGAGGGAGAGGACAGTAAAGAAGAAATGCTTTTCGCCCTATCCGCCCAGAACAACGTTGATCAGGCAAGAATGCGACCAATGGAACGGAACTTGGTCTGGGGTGGCAGGACACTGCGGATGCTGGTCGACACGGGTTCATCCGTCAGCGTTATTCCAAAAAACGTCTTCAGGAATAACCGTAAGTGGTGGCCTAGACTAGAAAAGACGCCACTTCGGTTATCTTGCTTCCTCGGTCCTCTTCCAGTGTTAGGCAGAGTCGCCATGAGTGTGGAACACGACAAAACACGAGTGGACAGTTCGCTCGTGGTAGTCGATTGTGATGGGCCACTACTCTGCGGTAGAGATACAATTCAAGCTTTCCGCGAAGCGGGCTTGTCACTCTTGGAAGAAAGGGCTCTACCAAGTGTCTATGCGCTGCAGGCAGAAGATGACCTAAAAGAGCTGGTGGAAGAGTTCGCAGACTTGTTTGAAGATCGACTTGGCTGCTGCAAAGGCCCGCCCGTGAAGCTGTACAAGAAAGAAGGAGCGGTGCCGCGGTTTTTGAAGGCCCGTCCGGTGCCGTTCGCGCTTCGCAAAGCAGTGTCAGCCGAAATCGACCGCCTCGTTCAGCAAGGCATCCTGTCGCCGGTGAGCGTTTCCGAATGGGCTGCTCCTGTCGTACCTGTGGTGAAGAAAAATGGGGACATCAGGCTGTGTGGCGATTTTAAGCTCACCGTGAATCCGGCTACTCACCTGGAGCAGTACCCTTTGCCTAAAGTGGACGACATTTTTGCCGCGCTCTACGGTGGAGAAGTATTCACCACACTGGATCTGAGAAATGCCTACAATCAGCTGCCACTTGATGAAGAAGCGAAGGAAATGACTGTCATCAACACGCACCAGGGCTTGTACTCGTACAACCGACTAGCCTTCGGCATCTCGTCGGCTCCCGCACTGTTCCAGCGGCGCATTGAGTCGTTATTAAGGGACTTACCAAGAGTACGTGTGTACCTGGACGACATCATAATCGCCGAGAAGCAACAGGACACGTCAACACTTCGACAAGTGTTCCAGAGACTTCGCGACAGTGGCCTCCAACTGAACAAGGCCAAATGTCGGTTCCGAGAAAGAGAAGTGCAGTTTCTGGGGCACAAGATTGATACAACCGGACTTCATCCACTGCGCGACAACCTCGAAGCCGTAACAGCTGCACCAAAGCCAGAATCG GAGGACAGCGCACTTCGGCAAGTCCGGGAATGGATCGAGCAGGGCTGGCCATCGCATCTTGCGGGGAAGCAGCAACATCTGCAGCCGTACTTCACACGCCGACATGAACTCGTCGCGAGCCATGACCTCGTTTACTGGGGTCATCGTGTGGTCGTGCCGGAGGCAGCCCGGCAGTGCCTACTCAACGAGCTACACTGA
- the LOC125757299 gene encoding uncharacterized protein LOC125757299 — MKRLARTLFWYPGLDKDIERSTPLESGKSPAQLLLGFEPRTRLSAHFPEGEVPAGADTIQPSSTKAPPLFPPGKPVWSRHFQRGRKWLPGTVIATEGNRMVKVETPLGTQRRHVDQLRARRALATPEKKESRLGSSLAEPQPDADAREASATQNFSPAAPRSPGSTQETWAPEAVPTQLRRSTRTRRPPERLGF, encoded by the exons ATGAAGAGGCTCGCTCGTACGCTATTCTGGTACCCTGGATTAGACAAAGACATTGAAAG ATCTACACCCCTCGAGAGTGGCAAATCGCCAGCACAACTGCTCTTGGGATTCGAGCCCCGGACAAGGCTGTCCGCCCACTTTCCAGAAGGCGAGGTGCCTGCAGGGGCCGACACGATCCAGCCTTCGTCGACCAAAGCACCACCACTGTTCCCACCCGGAAAGCCCGTCTGGTCCCGCCATTTTCAACGAGGGCGAAAATGGCTGCCAGGGACTGTGATAGCGACGGAAGGGAATCGGATGGTAAAGGTTGAGACACCCCTGGGAACCCAGCGCCGTCATGTAGACCAGTTGAGGGCACGGCGGGCGTTAGCCACACCAGAAAAAAAGGAATCAAGGCTCGGCTCCAGCTTAGCGGAACCACAGCCCGACGCAGACGCTCGAGAAGCAAGTGCAACGCAGAACTTCAGTCCAGCGGCCCCTCGGTCGCCCGGCTCGACTCAAGAAACATGGGCGCCGGAGGCAGTTCCAACTCAACTCCGCCGATCAACGCGAACAAGACGCCCTCCGGAACGACTGGGCTTTTGA